In Terriglobales bacterium, the sequence TCCGCGATCACCGTGTACACCGCGGGATTGAAGACCAGCCCCATGTGGGTGCCGGAAACCTCGAAATCGATATCCTGGTCCCCAGTGCGGCAGTAGTGCCAGTCCACGACCCCATCATCGCGGGTATAGATGGCGGTCTGGAGCGCGGAACCGTTCATCCGGCGACGCAGCGAGTTCACGAACTCACAGGTACAACGCGGGGTATAACAGTCGGGCAGGACGTCCTGCGCGTGCTCATTGAGGATGTTCTGGCGCACCGCCTCGGCCACGTTCAACACGCTGTGGTTCAGCACCGTGCCGCGGAAGGGGGCGGCCAGGGTGGTGACCGAAGCCACGTCGTTGGGCCGCTGCGCCGCGATGGAACGCGCCATGACACCTCCCAGGCTGTGCCCGATGAGGTGGATCTTGCGTCGGGTATGCCGCCGCGCCTTGTCGATGGTCTCCGTCAGCCGGTATTTGATGAGCAGGTTCGGGCACTCGGCGTTCAGCCCCATCCCGGAAACGTAGGAGCGATAGCCGATCCGGCCCAGCCACTCCGCCAGGTGCGTCAGATAAAGATCGGTGCCCAGGAAGCCTGGAATAACCACCACGGCAGAGCCGTCGCCGCGCGGGATCCCAAGGCCATAGAACACGGGGGAGGCATGCAGCAGGAGGAGTTCGGCGCCGAACAGGACTTCTTTCCAGATGGGAATGCCCGCGTCGGCCGCATCCTCACGGATGTCGTAGTGCCGCGGTGCCAGGCACGATGATGATGACGCTGTTCTTTTCGCTCTCACTTAGACGGGGGACGACCGAGAAGCATTTGCACCGCGTATGGAGGAAGTATCCACACCGCGCGGATGCCTGTCCATTTCTTTTTTGCTGCTTACCCGAGCAGAAAGACCGCGGCTAGCCCGATTTGGGCATAGCCGCGGCTTCCTTTGGCGGGCGTGCCGTTTCTCGCGCTCCGCCAACGAGACTCAACCCGGCAAAGCCGTCTTCAGGCGGCCGCCACCTTGGCCATCTTGCGGGCGCGGGGATGCCGCTTCACAGGCATGCGACGCACTCCCGGCTTGACCATGGTGCCGATCAGCGCCTTCTCTGCATCCACGAAGCTCTTGATGCCCTCTCCCGTCAGGTTCGCCATAGGCAGCAGGCGGGCGGGGTTCATCAGCTCCAGGGCGCGGGTGGCGACCTTGAGGTTGACGTTCATCTGCTGGCCGGCGACATCCAGCAACTTCTTCTGCGCCTCGATGAACGCGTTGCTGGCTTCGCGGGCGAGCTTGGCCAGTTCGGTCTTCTTGACCAGTCTCGGTTTCTCCGTACGGCCGCTGGTCATGTGCGTGGTCTCCTGGGCCACGATATCCAGGAACTTCTTCTGGGCATGGATGAAGGTTTCCATGGACTCACGCGCCACGTCGACCAGGTGATTGCTGCCGACCTTGCCCTTGCGGGCCCCCTCCAGCCAGTCCAGGGTCTGCTTGCTGGTGATCTTGAGGAAATCCAGCTGCATTCCCAGGAAGGTATCGATGGTGCGGCGCACCAGGTCGCTCGCGGCGACGGCTGGGACCGAACCGCCCGTCCGCTCCTTGACCGCGTTCATCAGGATGTTGTTCTCCTCCTGCGCCAGGTTCAGCAGGATGCGCTGGGCCTCGATGAAGCTCGAGGTCCCTTCGACCGCCAGCTCGGTCAGGATCTCGACCGGAGAATGCTCCGGGTCGGAGAACCCTTCGCGCAGGCTCTTCATGGCGACCGCGTTCTGCCGCATCGCCAGGTCGACCAGGATGCGCTGGGTAGCGAAAAAGCTCTCGACTCCCTGCTGCACCCAGCCGGACAGCAAGGTCAGGAATGAGGAAGGATGATTGTGAGTGGTGGGGCCGGGTTTCTCTCTGGGCATGTTGGCCTCCGTTATTTGCTGCACTGCAGCATCGAGAAAAATGTAACTTTTTAGCTGGATTATGTCAATATCTAAGTGGCTTTTATTGCATTGCATCATGCGAGGTGCAGGCTTGAAGACCGGCCCGGTGGTCATCAAGAAGTACGGAAACCGGCGGCTTTACGACACTTCCACCAGCCGGTACATCAACCTGGACGACATCGCTCGCCTAGTCCGAAATGGGAAAAATGTCCAAGTCCTCGATGCCCGCAGCGGCGAAGACCTGACCCGGGTCACCCTGGCGCAGATCATCATGGAAGACGCCAAGGAGCAGCCGACCGGACTTCCCCTCGAATTGCTGCGCCAATTGATCGTCGCCACCGATGAGGTCGGCCGCGACTTCGTGATGTGGTACCTGCGCTCCGCGTTCGACACCTATCAAAAACTGCACAGTGCCCTGCAGAGCGGCATCACCGGCGTGCGCTCCGCGGCCCTGACTCCGCTGGAGGTGATGCAGGACATGCTCAAGGGATCTCGGGCAGAGAAGGAGCGTCGTCCAGCAGCTCCGCGGAGAAAGACCAAGTCACCCCTCCGGCAAACACCCGCCGCTCGCCGGAGAAAGCGCTAGGCGGCGCCCGCCGCGGCTCCCACCACTTTCGTTGCTGGCTGCCCGGAAGTCTTCGCTGATGCAGGCTTCTTTCCCGGAAATTTGAGAACGGGCTCGGACACCGTTGCCGCCGGTCGGGCCTGCACCGGTCGTGGGGCACGAATCCCGATCTCCTTCTGCAAGCGGGCAAAGCCGGCCAACAGGAACTTCGGCAGAGACGCCAGGTCGGGGACGGCGTGCACGTCGCCCGTGAAGCCGAAGTAGGCGGTGCCGTCATAGCTCAGCATGGCGCAGTTCATCCCCATCTCCCCGCCGATGGGCACGTAGGGGTAGCAGGCCAGCATCTTGTGGCCCAGCAAGTAAAGGGCATCGTGTGGGCCCGGCACATTGGTGCAAATCAGGTTGCAGACGCTGAGCGGCAACTGGCTGGCCACCGGACCAAGGGCGGCTTGCAGGGGAGCCGGAATGGCGCCCAGCAGTGTGCCGGCCAGTCCCACCAGCTCGCCGACATGGGCGCGCTTCAGGGATTGCACGTATTCATGTGCCGCAAACACAAGATCACGGACGCGGCGGCGATGCAGCGGGACGGTCACCGGGACAAAGGTGATGTGATTGCCCAGTTCGCCCCTCTCCGACTTGCGGCGGATGCTGACCGGAACCACGATGCGCAGCGACCGTCCTCGCGCCCGGACGTTGTGCACCGAGGCATAGTTGTAGACCGCGTAGGTCACCAGCCCCAGCACCACGTCGTTGAGGCTGACACCGCAGGCGTGCTTGATCTGCTTCAGCGTCGCCAGGGGGACCTCCGCGCATTCGAACTTCTGTGGCCCGCGGCAGACGATGTTGAAGGGCAGGCGTTGCGCCGGCGCCAGAAGCTGGGGAAGGATCCGGTTCAGCTCCTCGGCCGAGAGTGCCGGGGCATTGCCATTCAATCCGGGGTGCGGCTGTGCTTCTGCGTCCCCATTCCCCTTCCCGCCTCCGACCACGCGCTCTGCCATGGTGAGCAGCTCGGATTCCGCGGTGAACACTCGCTGCGCGGTGGAGAGGCACGATTGCAGGAAGCACTCCAGCAACGAAGGGGCGGGCTGGCCTTTCAGACGGGGGCCCGGAGACACCTTGGATGGCCGGGCATGCTCTGGCGTGTGGTCCATCAGCACGTTCATCAGCTCCACGCCGGAAAGCCCGTCGGCCATGCAGTGATGCACCCGCGTCAGCACGCCGGTGCGTCCACGACTCAGCCCGGTCAGCAGTGTCATGTCCCACAGCGGCCGCTCGCGGTCCAGGTTGGTGCTCAGGATGCGCGCGGCCAGCGCTCTCATTTCCTTTTCTGTTCCCTGGCGCAGGCGCACTTCCCGGATGTGGTTGCGCAGATCGAACTCCGGGTCCGGCTGCCACGAGGGCAGGGTCAGGTTGAGCGGCGCCGCCACCACCCGCTGGCGATAGCGTGGGATCAATGGCAGCTTCGAATGCACGTACCGTAAGCAGCCTTTCAGCGCAATTCTCCCCTCGAAGATGCTCAGCGAGGCCATGTGCAGAGGCATGCCTTGCCGTTCCAGGCTGAGGAAGAGAGAATCGCCGAACGAGAGACAATCACAATCGTGGAGCGTGGTCATGATTCCTCGCCTTGCCCGACCCTGTACTGGACTTCCGCTCGCGTGAAAGCTATCGTCCTCGTGTGGTCGGGGAGGGATTTACCGTGGGAAAGCTCGCCGAAGTCGAAGCAGCCAAGGCGGTCATGACCGAGGCCCTCGACTGGTCCGTCCTCAAGTGGTTGCGGGAAAAGAAACGGGTGCGCAAGATCGCCGATTGCGCCAATGAGCTGCTCGACCGGCGACTGCAAGAGACCCAGGCGCTGTGGGACAAGGAGCTCCTGGCGGCATATCGGGACGGCGGCGCAGGCGCGGCCCGCAAG encodes:
- a CDS encoding alpha/beta fold hydrolase; its protein translation is MRAKRTASSSSCLAPRHYDIREDAADAGIPIWKEVLFGAELLLLHASPVFYGLGIPRGDGSAVVVIPGFLGTDLYLTHLAEWLGRIGYRSYVSGMGLNAECPNLLIKYRLTETIDKARRHTRRKIHLIGHSLGGVMARSIAAQRPNDVASVTTLAAPFRGTVLNHSVLNVAEAVRQNILNEHAQDVLPDCYTPRCTCEFVNSLRRRMNGSALQTAIYTRDDGVVDWHYCRTGDQDIDFEVSGTHMGLVFNPAVYTVIAERLGEARTRRRVNGAARRH
- a CDS encoding polyhydroxyalkanoate synthesis regulator DNA-binding domain-containing protein translates to MRGAGLKTGPVVIKKYGNRRLYDTSTSRYINLDDIARLVRNGKNVQVLDARSGEDLTRVTLAQIIMEDAKEQPTGLPLELLRQLIVATDEVGRDFVMWYLRSAFDTYQKLHSALQSGITGVRSAALTPLEVMQDMLKGSRAEKERRPAAPRRKTKSPLRQTPAARRRKR
- a CDS encoding wax ester/triacylglycerol synthase family O-acyltransferase, whose protein sequence is MTTLHDCDCLSFGDSLFLSLERQGMPLHMASLSIFEGRIALKGCLRYVHSKLPLIPRYRQRVVAAPLNLTLPSWQPDPEFDLRNHIREVRLRQGTEKEMRALAARILSTNLDRERPLWDMTLLTGLSRGRTGVLTRVHHCMADGLSGVELMNVLMDHTPEHARPSKVSPGPRLKGQPAPSLLECFLQSCLSTAQRVFTAESELLTMAERVVGGGKGNGDAEAQPHPGLNGNAPALSAEELNRILPQLLAPAQRLPFNIVCRGPQKFECAEVPLATLKQIKHACGVSLNDVVLGLVTYAVYNYASVHNVRARGRSLRIVVPVSIRRKSERGELGNHITFVPVTVPLHRRRVRDLVFAAHEYVQSLKRAHVGELVGLAGTLLGAIPAPLQAALGPVASQLPLSVCNLICTNVPGPHDALYLLGHKMLACYPYVPIGGEMGMNCAMLSYDGTAYFGFTGDVHAVPDLASLPKFLLAGFARLQKEIGIRAPRPVQARPAATVSEPVLKFPGKKPASAKTSGQPATKVVGAAAGAA